A genomic stretch from Candidatus Thermoplasmatota archaeon includes:
- the ribC gene encoding riboflavin synthase encodes MKKIGIADTTFARYDMGNAAVDELKKNASGIKIKRYTVPGIKDLPVAAKKLMEDGCDIVMALGMPGPQPIDKQCSHEASMGLIAVQLMTGKHVIEVFVHEDEAEDEKQLKWLADRRTREHALNVIALLFHPEKLTQRAGTGQRQGFEDAGPLE; translated from the coding sequence ATGAAAAAAATAGGAATAGCGGATACAACATTTGCAAGATATGACATGGGCAATGCTGCAGTGGATGAATTGAAGAAAAATGCCTCGGGCATTAAAATAAAAAGGTACACAGTTCCGGGCATAAAGGATTTGCCTGTTGCTGCAAAAAAGTTGATGGAAGACGGTTGCGACATTGTTATGGCTCTCGGTATGCCCGGCCCTCAACCGATAGACAAGCAATGTTCTCACGAAGCATCGATGGGATTGATAGCCGTTCAATTGATGACGGGCAAGCATGTCATAGAAGTGTTTGTTCATGAAGATGAAGCGGAGGATGAAAAGCAGCTAAAATGGCTGGCAGACAGAAGAACGAGGGAGCATGCATTGAATGTCATTGCCCTCCTTTTCCATCCCGAAAAATTGACACAGCGGGCAGGAACGGGACAGCGCCAGGGATTTGAAGATGCGGGGCCGTTGGAATGA
- a CDS encoding aminoacyl-histidine dipeptidase, giving the protein MKLDLKPELLWKYFEEISKIPRCSKHEEKIAEYIVNVAKKFGHEVVRDEVGNVIVRKKATAYDNAPMVTIQAHIDMVCEKNRNVKHDFEKDPIDVYVDGDTIKARGTTLGADNGIGVAACLTVMEDKNLKHGPLEFLFTVDEETGMTGAFGLKKGSLKGEMLINADTEEFGAVYIGCAGGGNSTLALSINYKRVDEKGLEITICGLKGGHSGCEINEGRANSLKLMARLLYNMDAKISSIEGGDKFNAIPREAIAKIIPSDKSNAIEKVEEFEKIFRSEYSVTDPGITIETKECNIEKILDSDGQKKALSLLMGLPHGILVMDKQVEGLVETSTNLAKVRSNDALEIMMSSRSSINSALDATMQSIRAIGELAGAKVEEGSRYPGWKPNLDSALLKIATESYKELYGKEPEIKAIHAGLETGVIGNTFDMDMISIGPQIEHPHSPDEVVYISSVQKFWEYLLKILENIAKKK; this is encoded by the coding sequence ATGAAACTGGATTTGAAACCAGAATTGTTATGGAAGTACTTTGAGGAAATAAGCAAAATACCCCGCTGTTCGAAGCATGAGGAAAAAATAGCCGAATATATTGTGAATGTGGCAAAAAAATTCGGGCATGAAGTGGTGCGGGATGAGGTAGGAAATGTCATTGTCAGGAAAAAAGCAACCGCCTACGATAACGCCCCGATGGTTACCATCCAGGCCCACATAGATATGGTCTGCGAGAAAAACAGGAATGTGAAACATGATTTCGAAAAAGACCCGATAGATGTATATGTGGACGGAGACACGATCAAGGCAAGAGGGACAACACTTGGAGCAGATAATGGTATAGGGGTTGCAGCATGTCTTACCGTGATGGAAGACAAAAATTTGAAGCATGGCCCCCTCGAATTTCTATTTACGGTAGACGAGGAGACAGGGATGACAGGGGCTTTCGGCCTTAAAAAGGGCTCGTTGAAGGGAGAGATGCTCATAAATGCAGACACCGAAGAGTTTGGAGCAGTTTATATCGGATGTGCGGGAGGCGGCAACAGCACTCTGGCACTCTCTATTAATTATAAAAGGGTAGATGAAAAAGGGCTCGAAATAACTATCTGTGGATTGAAAGGGGGGCATTCCGGCTGCGAGATAAACGAAGGAAGGGCAAATTCACTAAAATTGATGGCACGGCTGCTGTACAACATGGATGCAAAAATAAGCAGTATAGAGGGGGGTGACAAATTTAATGCTATACCAAGAGAGGCAATCGCCAAAATAATCCCATCTGATAAAAGCAATGCAATTGAAAAGGTAGAGGAATTTGAAAAAATATTCAGGAGCGAATATTCTGTTACTGACCCGGGCATAACAATAGAAACAAAGGAATGCAACATAGAGAAAATTTTGGATTCTGATGGCCAGAAAAAAGCTCTCTCCTTGTTAATGGGTCTGCCCCATGGCATATTGGTGATGGACAAGCAGGTGGAGGGGCTGGTAGAAACTTCGACGAACCTTGCAAAAGTAAGAAGCAACGATGCTTTAGAAATAATGATGAGCTCAAGGAGTTCTATAAATTCTGCCCTGGATGCAACGATGCAAAGTATAAGGGCTATAGGGGAACTTGCAGGAGCTAAAGTCGAGGAAGGAAGCAGGTACCCGGGATGGAAGCCCAATCTGGATTCCGCATTGCTTAAAATTGCTACAGAGTCATACAAAGAATTGTACGGAAAGGAACCGGAGATTAAGGCAATACATGCAGGGCTGGAGACGGGTGTGATAGGTAACACATTCGACATGGATATGATATCCATAGGCCCCCAGATAGAGCACCCTCACAGCCCCGACGAGGTTGTATATATCTCATCAGTGCAAAAGTTCTGGGAATACCTGCTAAAAATACTGGAGAACATAGCAAAGAAGAAATAA
- a CDS encoding ATP-dependent DNA helicase, whose protein sequence is MPFPYEPREYQNDMINAIGKCIENKKNLVMQASTGSGKTICALVPSVEYALKNGMRILYLTRTNSQQRQAIMELNAIGGDVTAIGFQGRSNMCILAEENPDFKRGNAGEISRLCSSRKKRTIDAIRKGGKMKNGCKFFANFFLMKKLPSEIEKKKIISAEEVLAYCRSRGICPYELNKKLAKKAKVIIAPYIYLFDPFLREKLAEWGFYSFDKSILIVDEAHNLPEYCRTILSPRLSVNALKMAIDEVKEYLKGEKEIINFCGTMSDLIYSMRERYINFSEGNSNDGLIPPGKIEAEVRKFGLKRSDIELFAERFIEYGEIIMDLKERKGKLPRSFLKNVGAFLSSWMELDGRWSKLIVDETRKNPRLEYYCLDASIAASIINSFHASIHMSGTLYPLEEYRDSLAIKDAELISFPSPFPKENKKIFYMNDISTRYQGLNDEMIYMLEKKIVDICNSFEKNTAVFFSSHAMLDRFLRRNICSSIKRNVYIERKGLKQKKLMEEIEKFKKKGGVLLSVIGGRISEGMDFPSEELEMVIIVGIPYPPPSAHQQALQKYYEKKFGSGWKYAVEAPTTRKLLQAIGRLIREKNDKGIAVILDERAVRFRKYVEMHKADDIIDEIKKFWGQ, encoded by the coding sequence ATGCCTTTTCCTTATGAGCCAAGAGAATACCAGAATGACATGATAAATGCTATCGGCAAATGCATAGAGAACAAAAAAAATCTTGTGATGCAGGCATCCACCGGCTCGGGGAAAACGATATGCGCACTTGTCCCATCCGTAGAATATGCACTGAAAAACGGAATGAGAATCCTCTATCTTACAAGAACAAATTCTCAGCAGAGACAGGCAATAATGGAATTGAATGCAATTGGGGGGGATGTTACGGCCATAGGTTTCCAAGGAAGATCCAATATGTGCATTTTGGCAGAAGAAAATCCCGATTTTAAACGGGGCAATGCAGGAGAAATATCGAGGTTATGTTCTTCCAGAAAAAAGAGAACAATAGATGCCATCCGTAAGGGAGGCAAAATGAAGAATGGATGTAAATTCTTTGCAAATTTTTTCTTGATGAAAAAGCTGCCGAGTGAAATAGAGAAGAAAAAAATCATCTCTGCTGAGGAAGTATTGGCTTATTGCAGATCTAGAGGAATATGTCCCTACGAACTCAATAAGAAACTTGCCAAGAAAGCCAAAGTCATCATAGCCCCCTACATTTACCTGTTCGATCCTTTCCTGAGAGAAAAGCTGGCGGAGTGGGGATTTTATTCATTTGATAAAAGCATACTCATTGTTGACGAAGCCCATAACTTACCGGAATATTGCAGGACAATTTTGTCCCCTCGTCTGTCAGTAAATGCACTGAAAATGGCGATAGATGAAGTAAAAGAGTACCTGAAAGGTGAAAAGGAAATAATAAATTTTTGCGGTACGATGTCGGACCTGATATATTCGATGAGGGAAAGGTACATCAATTTCTCTGAAGGAAATTCCAATGACGGCCTTATCCCTCCAGGAAAAATCGAGGCAGAAGTGAGAAAATTTGGATTGAAAAGGTCGGACATAGAACTATTCGCCGAGAGGTTTATTGAATATGGCGAGATTATAATGGATTTAAAGGAAAGAAAGGGCAAACTCCCGCGTTCTTTTCTCAAAAATGTTGGTGCTTTTTTAAGCTCTTGGATGGAACTTGATGGGAGATGGTCAAAGCTTATTGTCGATGAAACCAGGAAAAATCCCCGTCTGGAATATTACTGCCTTGATGCATCCATTGCGGCCTCCATCATAAACAGTTTTCATGCTTCAATACATATGTCGGGAACACTTTATCCGCTGGAGGAATACAGAGATTCACTTGCCATAAAAGATGCAGAGCTGATATCCTTTCCGTCTCCATTCCCAAAGGAAAACAAAAAAATATTTTATATGAACGATATCAGCACGAGATACCAGGGGCTAAATGATGAAATGATATACATGTTGGAGAAAAAAATTGTGGACATATGCAATTCTTTTGAAAAAAATACAGCTGTATTCTTCTCATCCCATGCGATGCTGGATAGATTCCTGAGGAGGAATATTTGTTCTTCGATAAAAAGGAATGTGTACATCGAAAGAAAGGGGTTAAAGCAGAAAAAACTCATGGAAGAAATAGAGAAATTCAAGAAAAAGGGTGGTGTTCTATTATCCGTTATAGGGGGAAGGATATCGGAGGGGATGGATTTTCCATCGGAAGAGCTGGAAATGGTTATTATAGTGGGCATACCTTATCCGCCCCCATCAGCACATCAGCAGGCGTTGCAGAAATATTATGAAAAAAAATTCGGTAGCGGATGGAAATATGCCGTTGAGGCTCCAACAACGAGAAAATTGTTGCAGGCGATAGGCCGATTGATAAGGGAAAAGAATGACAAGGGCATCGCCGTAATCCTGGATGAAAGGGCGGTAAGATTCAGAAAATATGTAGAGATGCATAAAGCAGACGACATAATCGATGAGATAAAAAAATTCTGGGGGCAATAA
- a CDS encoding adenylyltransferase/cytidyltransferase family protein — translation MARVMATGVFDLLHMGHLHYLREAKKFGDELVVVVATDETVRKRKHSPIIPQEMRRQLVEALKPVDKAVIGYADDNLRIVEEIKPDIIALGYDQEMEGLEKKLKERGIDAKIVRCAKYADYDLNGTRKIIKRIEEKIEKNELYKGSG, via the coding sequence ATGGCAAGAGTGATGGCAACCGGGGTTTTTGATTTGCTTCATATGGGCCATCTGCATTATCTGAGGGAGGCGAAGAAATTTGGGGACGAGCTTGTAGTCGTTGTTGCTACTGACGAAACGGTTAGGAAGAGAAAACACAGTCCCATCATCCCGCAGGAAATGAGGAGGCAACTGGTGGAGGCATTGAAGCCGGTTGATAAGGCGGTTATAGGCTATGCCGATGACAATTTGAGGATAGTGGAGGAAATAAAGCCAGACATTATAGCCTTAGGATATGATCAGGAAATGGAAGGGCTGGAAAAAAAACTGAAGGAAAGGGGCATTGATGCAAAAATAGTAAGATGCGCCAAATATGCAGATTATGATTTGAACGGAACAAGAAAAATCATAAAGAGGATAGAAGAAAAGATAGAAAAGAATGAATTGTATAAAGGTTCAGGATGA
- a CDS encoding 30S ribosomal protein S17e yields MRPTYIKRMAIKLVEQMPDNFSEDFNANKNAVAEYTNINSKIMRNRIAGYISRMLENKESKNEVKGEN; encoded by the coding sequence GTGAGACCAACATACATAAAGCGGATGGCAATCAAACTAGTTGAGCAGATGCCGGACAATTTCTCGGAAGATTTTAATGCTAATAAGAATGCGGTAGCTGAGTATACGAATATAAACAGTAAAATAATGAGAAATCGTATAGCGGGATATATATCAAGAATGCTTGAAAATAAGGAAAGTAAAAATGAAGTTAAAGGGGAAAATTGA
- a CDS encoding transglutaminase-like domain-containing protein, translating into MRLATILIALVMISGCISWPFGETYRTGFKEGDLTVLGNYDYYSPLVDKPEAKLSMQPGYKYNISWEVSRVYVNYGGVAKIVMENTGVNDLFIYNYRVNIGNSEWKWMEEEKGIIIKKDEKKKAYMAFGAPSAPGNYDYRLSCSFMVNNLAGNLPSPKNRWYDNGTAYFSKNDINVMSYNISSVYTSSKNYYYYFDKINDMVTFDLTIYAKAQEIILPFSGNYRNYNIFQVCSIYDYILENLKYTNDKEGKDVWSDPVTTLKRRGGDCEDYAMLFSAFVSSIGGTARIYMTDNHAFATVYIGNSTRANEVLDDINDYYGTDLFFAVLEDKFGYWLVADPLGSFYLGGLPVGGDVVGPCNDKRLYNWDFTQTGHVNIIDIMRE; encoded by the coding sequence ATGCGTCTTGCCACCATTCTGATTGCCCTTGTAATGATTTCCGGCTGCATTTCCTGGCCTTTTGGAGAAACTTACCGGACAGGTTTTAAAGAGGGAGATTTAACTGTGCTAGGAAACTATGATTATTATTCCCCATTGGTGGACAAGCCTGAGGCAAAACTTTCTATGCAACCGGGTTATAAATACAATATTTCGTGGGAAGTTAGTAGAGTATATGTCAATTATGGGGGTGTGGCAAAAATAGTGATGGAAAATACGGGTGTGAACGACCTATTTATCTATAATTATCGGGTGAATATTGGAAATTCGGAATGGAAGTGGATGGAAGAGGAAAAGGGAATTATTATAAAAAAGGATGAAAAGAAAAAAGCATACATGGCATTTGGTGCTCCCAGCGCTCCGGGAAATTATGATTATCGCTTATCCTGCTCGTTTATGGTAAACAACCTTGCTGGTAATCTCCCATCTCCTAAAAACAGATGGTATGATAACGGCACCGCATATTTCTCAAAAAATGATATTAACGTCATGTCCTATAATATCAGCAGTGTTTATACCTCATCCAAGAATTACTATTACTATTTCGATAAGATAAACGACATGGTAACTTTTGATTTAACAATTTATGCGAAAGCACAGGAAATAATCCTTCCATTTTCGGGGAACTATAGAAACTATAACATCTTCCAGGTTTGCTCAATATATGACTACATCCTGGAAAACCTTAAATACACTAATGATAAGGAGGGAAAAGATGTGTGGTCTGATCCTGTAACAACGTTAAAAAGGAGGGGAGGGGATTGTGAGGATTATGCTATGCTTTTCTCTGCATTTGTATCCAGTATTGGGGGCACAGCAAGAATTTATATGACAGACAACCATGCCTTTGCAACTGTTTATATTGGAAATTCAACCAGGGCAAATGAGGTATTGGACGACATCAACGATTATTACGGAACAGATCTTTTCTTTGCCGTTTTAGAGGATAAATTTGGGTACTGGCTCGTTGCCGACCCTCTCGGCTCTTTCTATCTCGGGGGTTTGCCAGTCGGCGGAGACGTTGTCGGCCCGTGCAATGACAAGCGTTTATACAACTGGGATTTTACGCAGACGGGACATGTAAACATCATAGATATCATGAGGGAATAA
- a CDS encoding dCTP deaminase: protein MILSDVDIKNSIVKGGISIQPFNPENLTPNGYDLSVGEIMVDGERKDKAVIQPMKWFAIGTLEYIKLGTKAAQLWLRSTYARKGVISSFGKVDVGFEGTLTISCFNTKEEITISSGERVCQIVFEEVKSKSEKSYEGKYKGQKKIKLE, encoded by the coding sequence ATGATACTATCTGATGTGGACATTAAAAATTCAATTGTGAAGGGTGGTATATCAATCCAACCATTCAATCCAGAAAATTTGACCCCGAATGGATACGATCTATCGGTAGGGGAAATCATGGTCGACGGGGAGAGAAAAGATAAAGCGGTTATCCAACCCATGAAGTGGTTTGCTATCGGCACGCTGGAATACATAAAGCTGGGTACTAAGGCTGCTCAGTTGTGGCTTCGCTCCACGTATGCAAGAAAGGGAGTGATATCATCGTTTGGAAAAGTAGATGTAGGATTTGAGGGCACGCTAACCATATCGTGCTTCAACACCAAAGAAGAGATTACCATTTCATCAGGGGAAAGAGTGTGCCAGATCGTATTTGAGGAGGTTAAGTCCAAATCGGAAAAATCATATGAGGGAAAATATAAAGGACAGAAAAAAATAAAGTTGGAATAA
- a CDS encoding DUF6036 family nucleotidyltransferase, with product MNSNKRGIDDILFLICDFLNKNDVAYVVVGGIAILFYGNPRTTMDIDIILQLNERDIRNLVHFLEKKDFVVSEEDLRNALKEKSHCTILDKLSILRLDVKGIYTWSDQMTLERRKAVEWRGTVIYIASPEDIIANKLYFGSEQDIKDAESIYVRQLKKLDMKYLEERCGSLNVHNEFMEIKERVERYLKKVDKNEISKQKQKRKEDNSGKS from the coding sequence ATGAATTCAAATAAGAGGGGTATCGATGATATATTGTTTCTCATCTGTGATTTTTTAAACAAGAATGATGTAGCGTATGTGGTGGTTGGCGGAATAGCGATTCTATTTTATGGCAACCCCAGGACTACCATGGATATTGACATAATCCTCCAGTTGAATGAAAGAGATATAAGAAATCTTGTACATTTTTTAGAGAAAAAAGATTTTGTTGTTTCTGAGGAGGATTTAAGGAATGCTTTAAAGGAAAAATCTCATTGTACGATATTAGATAAGTTGTCAATACTTCGGTTGGATGTCAAGGGAATTTATACCTGGTCCGACCAGATGACATTAGAAAGGAGAAAGGCCGTGGAATGGAGAGGCACGGTTATCTACATTGCTTCGCCCGAAGACATCATTGCAAACAAGCTTTATTTTGGAAGCGAACAGGACATAAAAGATGCCGAAAGTATATACGTGAGGCAACTCAAAAAATTGGATATGAAATATTTGGAAGAGAGATGCGGATCTCTAAACGTTCACAACGAATTCATGGAAATAAAAGAAAGAGTTGAGAGGTATCTAAAGAAAGTGGATAAAAATGAAATATCGAAACAGAAGCAAAAGAGGAAAGAAGACAATTCAGGCAAGAGTTAA
- the ribB gene encoding 3,4-dihydroxy-2-butanone-4-phosphate synthase, protein MKLKGKIEKAVKSIQEGNFILVYDADGREEETDFIIGAEFVSKESIYRMRHDGGGLIFLMVHRDIGDKLGLPYLSDVFYRSAIKWPVLKELIPNDIPYDTKSSFSITINHRKTFTGITDVDRAMTMREFAKLASCVKNMGGIEAQRTFGENFRAPGHVPICMASEDLLQERRGHTELSVALAVMANITPITAGCEMMDYGNSLPKKDAAKYAEENKLVFLEGQEIVEAWEEWQE, encoded by the coding sequence ATGAAGTTAAAGGGGAAAATTGAAAAAGCCGTTAAATCAATCCAGGAAGGAAATTTCATTCTCGTATATGACGCTGACGGGAGGGAGGAGGAAACAGATTTTATTATAGGGGCGGAGTTTGTCAGTAAGGAAAGTATATATCGGATGAGACATGACGGAGGAGGCTTAATTTTTCTTATGGTGCACCGCGATATCGGTGATAAGTTAGGTCTTCCATACCTTTCAGATGTTTTTTACAGGAGTGCCATAAAATGGCCTGTTCTCAAGGAACTCATTCCTAATGACATACCTTACGATACGAAGTCATCCTTTTCAATAACGATAAACCACAGAAAGACATTTACCGGCATAACCGATGTCGATAGAGCAATGACAATGAGGGAATTTGCCAAACTTGCATCCTGTGTTAAAAATATGGGCGGGATAGAGGCACAACGCACATTCGGAGAAAATTTCAGGGCTCCCGGGCATGTTCCCATATGCATGGCTTCAGAAGACTTGTTGCAGGAAAGGAGAGGGCATACGGAACTGTCGGTGGCGCTTGCCGTTATGGCGAATATAACTCCCATCACGGCAGGATGCGAGATGATGGATTATGGAAACAGTCTTCCAAAAAAAGATGCAGCCAAGTATGCCGAAGAAAATAAACTTGTTTTTCTTGAGGGGCAGGAAATCGTGGAGGCATGGGAAGAATGGCAAGAGTGA
- a CDS encoding cold shock domain-containing protein produces the protein MNDKLRELLSPDTGICKGCADELKDEMKCCMCGRNLLSYKGKVFECPVCKNFYCSECWDEMEGKEIYKGTIKTWFDKRNYGFIKSRKLEDDIFIHADDTDFTPEEGEKVEFEIEKTKKGPRARKIRKAK, from the coding sequence ATGAATGATAAATTGAGGGAATTGCTCAGTCCTGACACAGGGATATGTAAGGGCTGTGCAGATGAACTGAAAGACGAAATGAAATGCTGCATGTGCGGAAGAAATCTGCTTTCGTATAAAGGGAAAGTATTCGAATGCCCTGTCTGTAAAAATTTTTACTGCTCGGAGTGCTGGGACGAGATGGAAGGGAAAGAAATATACAAAGGAACGATAAAAACATGGTTTGATAAAAGAAATTACGGATTTATAAAATCGAGAAAGTTAGAGGATGATATTTTCATTCATGCCGATGACACCGATTTCACTCCAGAAGAAGGAGAAAAAGTGGAATTTGAAATAGAAAAAACAAAAAAAGGGCCAAGGGCAAGAAAAATTAGAAAGGCAAAATAG